A region from the Streptomyces sp. 3214.6 genome encodes:
- a CDS encoding sugar ABC transporter ATP-binding protein, which produces MADTATAPRPADGGGPTPVAEAVGVGKRFGATVALRDARIAVAPGESHALVGRNGAGKSTLVSLLTGLRRPDAGTLRFNGEPAPPVGDIDAWRSRVACVYQQSTIIQDLTVAENLFLNRQSASPLQPIRWKQLRRRAEELLGEYGVDIDANARARELTVEQRQFVEIARALSFGARFIILDEPTAKLDARGIGRLFDKLRDLQGQGVAFLYISHHLQEVYDLCTTVTVYRDATHILTAPVAEVDHQALVEAMTGETTATAAGAPADDGRAAGQRGSDGSDGSDERPELLVIEGLTLPGACHGLSLSVRSGEVVGLAGAAASGNVRVGEAVAGLHRAEEGRIAVGGRPVRTGSVPAALAAGVGLVPEDRHLQGLVNNRSVAENATLTVTGQLGPFGTVLPARTRVFAQRMIRDLDIKTPGAATPVSALSGGNQQKVVVARALATDPRVLVAVRPTNGVDVKSKEFLLRRIREVADGGKAALIVSDELDDLRVCDRVVVMFHGRAVAEFAPGWRDEHVVAAMEGVADRTDPPGAGAAPDPDPDPDEAPDTDEDER; this is translated from the coding sequence ATGGCGGACACCGCGACCGCGCCCCGGCCGGCGGACGGCGGCGGCCCCACACCGGTGGCCGAGGCCGTCGGGGTCGGCAAGAGGTTCGGCGCCACCGTGGCGCTGCGCGACGCCCGTATCGCCGTCGCCCCCGGCGAGTCGCACGCGCTGGTGGGCCGCAACGGCGCCGGCAAGTCGACGCTCGTGTCCCTGCTGACCGGACTGCGCCGGCCCGACGCCGGCACGCTGCGCTTCAACGGCGAACCCGCGCCGCCCGTCGGCGACATCGACGCCTGGCGCTCCCGCGTCGCCTGCGTCTACCAGCAGTCCACGATCATCCAGGACCTGACCGTCGCCGAGAACCTCTTCCTCAACCGGCAGAGCGCGAGCCCGCTCCAGCCCATCCGCTGGAAGCAGTTGCGCCGCCGGGCCGAGGAACTCCTCGGCGAGTACGGCGTGGACATCGACGCCAATGCCCGAGCTCGTGAACTCACCGTGGAACAGCGGCAGTTCGTGGAGATCGCCCGCGCCCTGTCGTTCGGCGCGCGCTTCATCATCCTCGACGAGCCGACCGCGAAGCTCGACGCCCGCGGCATCGGCAGACTCTTCGACAAACTGCGCGACCTCCAGGGTCAGGGCGTCGCCTTCCTCTACATCTCCCACCACCTGCAAGAGGTGTACGACCTCTGCACCACGGTCACCGTCTACCGCGACGCGACCCACATCCTCACCGCGCCCGTGGCCGAGGTCGATCACCAGGCCCTGGTGGAGGCCATGACCGGGGAGACGACCGCCACCGCCGCCGGCGCCCCGGCGGACGACGGCCGGGCCGCCGGGCAGAGGGGATCGGACGGATCGGACGGATCGGACGAGCGTCCCGAGCTGCTGGTGATCGAGGGCCTCACGCTCCCCGGGGCCTGCCACGGTCTGTCCCTGTCGGTCCGCTCAGGCGAGGTGGTCGGGCTGGCCGGAGCGGCGGCCAGCGGCAATGTGCGGGTGGGTGAGGCCGTCGCCGGTCTGCACCGCGCCGAGGAGGGCCGGATAGCGGTCGGCGGCCGTCCCGTACGCACCGGCAGCGTTCCGGCGGCGCTGGCCGCGGGCGTGGGGCTGGTCCCGGAGGACCGTCATCTCCAGGGCCTGGTCAACAACCGCAGTGTGGCGGAGAACGCGACGCTCACCGTCACCGGCCAACTGGGCCCGTTCGGCACGGTGTTGCCCGCCCGGACCAGGGTCTTCGCCCAGCGCATGATCCGGGACCTCGACATCAAGACGCCGGGTGCGGCCACCCCGGTCTCCGCCCTGTCCGGCGGCAACCAGCAGAAGGTCGTCGTCGCCCGCGCCCTGGCCACCGACCCGCGTGTCCTGGTCGCCGTCCGGCCCACCAACGGGGTGGACGTCAAGTCCAAGGAGTTCCTGCTGCGCCGCATCCGCGAGGTCGCGGACGGCGGGAAGGCCGCGCTGATCGTCTCCGACGAGCTGGACGACCTGCGGGTGTGCGACCGGGTCGTGGTGATGTTCCACGGCCGGGCGGTCGCCGAGTTCGCCCCCGGCTGGCGGGACGAGCACGTGGTCGCCGCCATGGAGGGCGTGGCCGACAGGACCGACCCACCCGGTGCCGGCGCGGCACCCGACCCCGACCCCGACCCCGACGAGGCTCCCGACACCGACGAGGACGAAAGGTAG
- a CDS encoding sugar ABC transporter substrate-binding protein translates to MKLARTRSTAAAVTAVLAAMSLATACNRESADAVGSGSDKPAIGIDLPRSDSDFWNSYAQYLKKDIKSDGVNALPLSNSQNDVTKLVANVQVFENTGAKAVVMAPQDTGAIASTLDTLASKKIPVVSVDTRPDKGDVYMVVRADNRAYGTKACEFLGKQLGGKGKVAELQGALDSINGRDRSEAFAACMKQKFPGIKVFELPTDWKGDVASAKLQSLLAQHPDLNGIYMQAGGVFLQPTLALLEQKKLLKPAGRPGHISIISNDGIPQEFDAIRKGQIDATVSQPADLYAKYALYYAKAAAEGKTFKPGATDHGSTIVKIPNGLEDQLPAPLVTKDNVDDKTLWGNTVGQ, encoded by the coding sequence ATGAAGCTCGCTCGCACCCGCTCCACCGCCGCAGCCGTCACTGCCGTCCTCGCGGCGATGTCGCTCGCCACCGCGTGCAACCGTGAGAGTGCCGACGCGGTCGGCTCCGGCAGTGACAAGCCGGCCATCGGGATCGACCTGCCGCGTTCCGACTCCGACTTCTGGAACTCCTACGCCCAGTACCTGAAGAAGGACATCAAGTCGGACGGCGTCAACGCGCTGCCGCTGAGCAACTCGCAGAACGACGTCACCAAGCTGGTGGCCAATGTACAGGTGTTCGAGAACACGGGTGCCAAGGCGGTCGTCATGGCGCCGCAGGACACCGGTGCCATCGCCTCCACGCTGGACACCCTGGCGTCGAAGAAGATCCCGGTGGTCAGTGTCGACACCCGTCCCGACAAGGGCGACGTCTACATGGTGGTCCGCGCCGACAACCGGGCGTACGGCACGAAGGCGTGCGAGTTCCTCGGCAAGCAGCTGGGCGGGAAGGGCAAGGTGGCCGAGCTGCAGGGCGCCCTGGACTCCATCAACGGGCGCGACCGCTCCGAGGCGTTCGCCGCGTGCATGAAGCAGAAGTTCCCCGGCATCAAGGTGTTCGAGCTGCCCACCGACTGGAAGGGCGACGTGGCCTCCGCCAAGCTGCAGTCGCTGCTGGCCCAGCACCCGGACCTGAACGGCATCTACATGCAGGCCGGCGGCGTCTTCCTGCAGCCCACCCTCGCACTGCTGGAGCAGAAGAAGCTGCTCAAGCCGGCCGGCCGGCCGGGGCACATCTCGATCATCTCCAACGACGGCATCCCGCAGGAGTTCGACGCCATCCGCAAGGGCCAGATCGACGCCACCGTCTCCCAGCCCGCCGACCTCTACGCCAAGTACGCGCTGTACTACGCGAAGGCCGCCGCCGAGGGCAAGACCTTCAAGCCGGGTGCGACCGACCACGGCTCCACCATCGTCAAGATCCCGAACGGCCTGGAGGACCAGCTGCCGGCGCCGCTGGTCACCAAGGACAACGTGGACGACAAGACCCTGTGGGGCAACACCGTCGGGCAGTGA